The genomic stretch AATTGAAGGACGTTAATCATGGCATTTACTGATATCTATTCCATTGCCGGCTCGGCAATGAATGCTCAGACCGTGCGTCTGAACACAGTGGCCAGTAACCTGGCGAACGCCGATGCCGTGTCGGCTAACCCGGATGATGCCTATCGGGCACTCAAGCCGGTGTTTGCGACGGTATACAACAAGAGCCAACTGACCGCAGGCGAAGATTATCCGAGTGCGGAAGTACGCATTGTCGATGTGGTGAAAGCGCAGGGCGAAGCGGAAAAACGTTTTGAACCGAGCAACCCGCTGGCAGACGGCGAAGGTTATGTCTATTACCCGGATGTCGATGTGGTGGCGGAAATGGCCGATATGATGTCGGCGACCCGCAGTTTCGAGACTAACGTTGAAGTGCTCTCCAACGTGAAGAGTATGCAGCAGGGGCTGCTGCGTCTGGGGCAGGGCAGCTAATGACGATTGCACAGTTTAATGCTTTATCGGCCGATACCAGTGGCGCTGCCACCACAACCGGCGGCGCTATCGCGGCTAATGGTGTCGATGCTAACTCGGCATCGTCGCTGCAAAATGAATTTATCAGCCTGATGGTGGCGCAGATCCAGAATCAGGATCCGCTCAACCCGCTTGATGGCACCGAATACGTTAGTCAGTTAGCGCAGTTTTCTCAGGTGCAGAGTACAGAGAACATGACCAGCCTGATGCAAAACAGCATGGTGCTGCTGGATAACATGCAGGTACTGAGTACCGCAGGTCTGGTCGGTCAGACCGTGCTGGTGTCCGCTAACCAGTTTGAGCTCGGTGCAGAAGCGCCACAAAGCGGCAAAGTCGAACTCGAATACGCGTCGAGTCAGGTCAATCTGCTTATCACTGATGAGTTTGGTCAAAGCACCAAGCTGCCGCTTGGCGCTCATCCGGCCGGCGATGTCGATTTCACTATTGATCCCCAGGAACTGGGCCTGAAACCGGGCAGTTATCAGGTCACGGTCGAGGTTCAGGATGGCCAGGCCAGTCCGAACGTGTTGCTGGCCGGCGCGGTCGAGCAGGTACGTATTCCGAGTAACGGCGGTTCGCCGCTGGTCAATATTGCCGGTCTTGGCAGTATTCCTTTTTATCAGATCACCCAATTTGGTGCTTAATCCCCTTAAGGACACAGAGGTTATTTTATGAGTTTAAACATTGCGCTGAGTGGCTTAGATGCATCCAACTCGGAACTGAACACCATCAGTCACAACATTGCCAACGCTTCCACTTATGGCTTTAAAGGCTCGCGCACCGAATTCTCTGCCGTTTATAACGGAATGCAGCCTGGGGGGGTGGAAGTGGCGTCCATTTCACAGAACTTTGATGAAAACGGTTCAATCAGCGGCACCGGTCGTGCAATGGATCTGGCTATTAACGGCAGTGGCTTTTTCGTCACTAAAGACAGTATGGGACAAACCCTGTACACCCGTGCCGGTGTGTTCGGTACCGACAGCAACAACTACGTTGTGGGCAACACCGGTGCCAAATTGCAGGGCTACAGCGTGGATGCCAACAACAACCTGATGACGGGTACTGTGGGTGATGTGCAAATCGCGACCTCATCTCTGGCGGCGCGTGCGACTGACTCATTGCAGTTTGTGGCTAACTTTGATGCCAGCGCGAGCGCGATCAATCTGGTTGCGGCGGGCGATCCGGCTCTGGACCCGGCGAATCCGGCTTATGACTCGACAGCGGTGGCTTTTGATCCCAATGATCCAACCTCGTTCAACTCGTCATATACCTCGCAAGTGTTTGACTCGCTCGGTAACAGCCACACCGTCACCCAGTATTTTACCAAAACCGACGCCAACAGCTGGGAAGTGAATGTCCAGGTGGACGGTGGAGCTGTGGTTGACACCGTTCCGGTCACTTTCAATACCGACGGTACGCTTAACTCTCCGGTCAGCGCGTTTAACGTCACTTTCCCGGCTGCCGGTGCCGAAGCCATGAGCATTGATGTGTCACTGACCGGCAGTACCCAGTTTGGCGCTGACTTTGGTGTCAGCACTAACAATCCAAACGGTTACACCTCGGGCGAGCTGGCCGGGGTACGGGTTGAAAATAACGGCATGGTTTACGCCACATACACCAATGGTGAGTCACAGCTGCAAGGTCAGGTTGTATTGGCTAATTTCGCCAACCCGCAGGGCTTGACCAAGGTCAGCGGCACTTCCTGGACGCAAAGTTTTGGTTCGGGTAACCCGACTGTGGGTGTGCCGGGTACCGGAACTCTGGGCGATCTGACGCCGGGTGCGCTGGAAGGCTCAAACGTCGATCTGACTGGTGAGCTGGTTGGTCTGATGACTGCGCAGCGTAACTACCAGGCTAATGCCAAAACCATCTCAACTGAAGATGAACTGATGCAAGTTCTGTTCAATTCAATCTAACGGAGCGGAACATGGATAGTTTGCTGTTTACTGCAACGTCAGGCGCGAGCCGGGTTCTCAAAGCCCAGCATGTGCGCTCCAACAACTTGTCCAACGCGGATACAGCGGGGTTCCGCGCCGATATGGAGCGGGTACGTAGTGTGCCGTTGCAGGGGGCAGGGTTCGATGGTCGTACCATGGTGGTCACCAACTCGGCCGCGACCCGTTTTGACAGTGGTGATGTGGTCAAAACCGGTCGCGCACTGGATGTGGCGATCATGGGTGACGGCTACCTGACCGTACAGACCCCCGATGGCGGGGAAGCTTACACCCGCGCCGGTAATATCTCGGTTGATGTTAATGGCGCTCTGACCATTAACGGTTTTGCCGTTATCGGTGAAAACGGCCCGTTAGTACTGCCTGACTTTCAAAAGGTGGAAGTGAGTGAACGCGGTGTGATCTCCGTGATGCCGCCGGGCGGGGGGGGCCGAGATTGAAGTGGGGACTTTAAAGCGGGTTAAGCCGGAGCCGGCTCAATTACAAAAAGAGAGTGATGCTCTGCTGCACAGTGTGAATGGGGTGCCGTTCGCGGCCGATGATACGGTGCAACTGGCACCGGAACATATTGAAGGCAGTAACGTTTCGGCGATTGATGAGCTGGTGAGCGTGATGTCTCTGACACGCAATTTCGAAATGCAAATCCGCATGATGAAAAGCGCCGAAACCCTGGCTCAGGCCGGAAACCGATTAATGAGCAACAGCTAAGCGCTCACACTAAGGAGAATTTCCCATGCATTCAGCATTATGGGTCAGCAAAACCGGTATGGCGGCTCAGGATACCAAGATGACCGCCATTTCCAACAATCTGGCCAACGTCAATACGGTTGGTTTCAAACGCGATCGGGTGGTGTTTGAGGATCTGTTTTACAGCATCCAGCGTCAGCCGGGCGCTCAGGTCGATCAGGTCAATGAACTGCCAACCGGGGTTCAACTGGGTAGCGGTGTACGCGTGGTCGGCACCCAAAAAGTCTTTACCCAGGGCAACACCCAAAACACCGGTCAGGATATGGACCTGGCGGTGATGGGGCAGGGCTTTTTTCAGATTGAAAACTCTGACGGCGAAATCATGTATAGCCGCAACGGCCAGTTTCACGTCAATTCTGAAGGACTGATGGTCAACAGCCAGGGCCTGCCGTTGCAACCACAGATTCAGATTCCTGATAACGCCACTTCTCTGTCGGTCGGTGTGGACGGTACGGTCAGTGTGACCAGTGCCGGCGATCCGGCGCCACAGCAAATCGGTCAGATCACGCTGGCGCGTTTCATCAACCCGGCCGGTCTGGAAGCGGTGGGCGGTAACCTGTTCCGTGAAACGGAAGCCAGTGGTGTTGCTGATGAGGTCGTGGCGGGTGAAGACGGCGTTGGCAGCATCAAACAAGGTGTGCTGGAAGGCTCAAACGTTGAAGTCGTGGAAGAAATGGTGGATATGATCACCACCCAGCGCGCCTACGAGATGAATGCCAAGGTGGTCTCGGCCGCCGATGACATGCTGCAGTTCGTTGCGCAGTCAATGTAAGGGGCAGTGAGCGATGAAGGAAAAGGTGATGACAACGCTGAGCAAAGTCGGATTACTGAGTGTATTAGTGCTGGCTGGTTGTGCCGGACGGGAGGAGTTTGGCCTGCCGTCACCGGACGAAGAAAAATATGGTCCGCCGGAGCTTGATTACTCTCTGCCTGAGGCTCAGTCCGGCAGCCTTTATCGCCATCACTATGCGATGACTCTGTTTCAGGACCGCCGGGCCTATCGGGTCGGCGATGTCCTGACCGTGCAGCTGTCTGAGTCGACCCAATCGAGTAAAAGTGCCGATACCCAGTATGGTAAATCCTCCAGTGTTGGCCTGGCGGCGCCGATTATTGGTGCCAAAACGTTTGACGATGTTTCTGCCTCGATAGATGGCAATCGCGCTTTTGACGGCAGTGCGTCCAGCTCGCAGGGCAACCGTCTGCAGGGGGCCATTACGGTCACTGTGAGTGAGGTTTTACCTAATGGCGTGATTCGTATTCGTGGTGAAAAGTGGATTCGCCTCAATCAGGGGGATGAGTTTATTCGCCTGACCGGCATTGTGCGTGTGGATGACATCAGCCGCAGCAACCAAATCTCTTCACAGCGTATCGGCGATGCGCGCATTACGTACTCCGGTCGCGGCGCGCTGGCAGACAGCAATGCCTCCGGTTGGCTGACGCAATTCTTTAACAGTCCATGGATGCCATTCTGATGATAAAACATAACGCATTTTTGACCACGCTGTTGCTGGTGCTGAGCTTGGGTCTGACGCCGGGAGTGAAAGCGGAAGCTGCTATCCCGCTGATGGATCTGGTGGATATTCAGGGCATTCGTCAAAACCAGTTGGTTGGTTATGGTCTGGTAGTGGGACTGGATGGTCAGGGTGACCGCAACCAGGTCGAATTTACCTCCCAGTCCATCACTAATATGCTGCGCCAGTTCGGGGTGCAGATTGATGAATCGTCCGATCCTAAACTGCGCAACGTGGCTTCAGTGAGTGTCACCGCATCGGTTGATCCTATGGCCGGGCCGGGCCAGACGCTGGATATCGTCGTGTCATCGATTGGTGATGCAAAAAGCCTGCGTGGCGGTACGCTGCTGATGACACCGCTGCGTGGTGTTGACGGCGAAGTGTACGCGGTGGCCCAGGGCAATGTCGTCGTTGGTGGCGTGTCGGCCCAGGGACGCAGTGGCAGCAGCATTGCCATCAATACCCCAACCACGGGGCGTGTGCCAAACGGCGCGACTCTGGAGCGTGAGATCCCGACCGACTTCAACCAGCGCGATACGGTGACGCTCAACTTGCGTGAAGCGAGCTTTACCACGGCGAAAAATATCGCCCGTGAAATCAACGATACGTTTGGTCCCAAAGTCGCGGTGGCGATCAACAAAGGTCGGGTTGAAATGCGCGCGCCGCAGGACACTCAGCAACGTGTCATCATGATGTCGATGCTGGAAGAGATGAGTGTGGTGCAAGGCCGTAAACCAGCCCGTATTGTGTTTAACTCCCGCACCGGCACTGTGGTGATTGGTAAGAACGTCAAGGTTGGCGAAGCCGCGGTAAGTCATGGCAACCTGACGGTCAGCATCAGCGAGTCACAGCAGGTCAGCCAGCCGAACGCGCTTTCTGGCGGCCAGACCCAAACCGTCGACCAGTCGAATGTGGATATTAATGAAGAGCAGGCGCAGATGATGATCTGGCCGGCAGGCACCGAGCTCAATACCATAGTCAATGCGGTTAACAGCCTGGGTGCAACGCCGACCGATCTGATGTCCATTTTACAGGCCCTGCATGAAGCCGGCGCCCTGAATGCCGAACTGGTGGTGATCTGATGAAAATTGACCATTCCAACCAATCCGTCGCCGGCGATGCTGTGCTTTATCATGACAATAGCGCGCTGGCCAATATCAAACATGCCGCGGATAAAGGTGAGGCGTTGCAAAAGGTGGCCGGCCAGTTTGAAGCCATGTTCCTGCAACTGGTGCTGCGTCAGATGCGCAGCAGCAGCGATGCGCTGGCTGACCAGGACAGCCCGTTTTCCTCCCAGCAGCAGGGGGTATTTCGCGATATGTACGATGGTCAGTTGGCGATTGAACTGGCCAAGAAGAACAATGCCGGCATCGCCGATATGCTGGTGCGCCAACTGGGGCCGGCGGCAGGACTCAGTGCGGCGCAAGCCAATTCAGTCAATGACAGTTCATTTGCCGCGATTGGTGCAGATATCGTACCGGTAGAGAGCGTGATGTTTTCTATCCCGGAAGCGGAGTCACAAAATGCAGCCGGATTACAGGCAGAACTTAACCCGGCTCCGCTGCATGCCGCCTTAGACCCAGAGCAAAACAGCAAAGTGATGGTCAATACGGCCTTCGCTCAGCCACTGATTCGACCATGGAGCGAGATCGGACATGAACTTGACTAACATAGCTTTAACCGGACTGAACGCGAACCGCGTTGCGCTCGATGTTACCGCGCAGAATGTGGCTAACGTCAATACGCCCGGCTACAGCCGCCAGCAAGCCCTGATGGCCTCAGTCGGTGGCGGCAAATATGACAGTTTAAGCGCGGGGATGGGGGTTCAGGTGACCAGCATCCGTCGCGTGACTGATCAGTTTCTGGTCAAACAGACCTGGTCGACCGGCAGTGAATCGGCCTATGCCTCGCGCTATACCACCAATATGAGTCAGATTGAAAATACGTTGGGTGCGGACGGTTTCAGCCTTTCCGCCGGGCTCGATAGCTTGTTTGCGGCGCTGCATGATGCCTCGACCAAACCTGAATCGACCCCGCTGCGTCAGCAGATTATCAATGAAGCGGAAGCGCTGTCGCGCCGCTTTAATACCCTGACTGAGTCGCTGTATAACCAGCATCAGGATATGAGCGAACAGCGCAGTGCGGCGGTCAGTCAGGCCAACAGCCTGCTGAGCAACATTGCCGAGATTAACCAGCAAATCGTTGAACTGCAGGGGACCGGCGGTAATCCGGCCCAGTTGATGGATACACGTGATGCGCTGGTCGGTGATTTGTCGCAGATGGTCGAGGTCAAAACCACCAATCAGGCCAACGGCAGTATGCAGATTTCGCTCAGCAATGGTCAGCCGTTAGTGATGGGTTCTGAATTCGGTACTTTACAGGCTGTTCCGGACAGCAGTGACGCTTATATGGCGAACATGCAGGTGGTCTTCGGTAATCAGAGTTTTGCCATTCCCGGTCAGATGGGCGGTGAAATCGGCGCGTTGAACGACTACCAGGCCGAGGTGCTGAAACCCTACATGACTGCCGTGGATGACATGGCGCAGTCAATGGCGGATGCCTTTAATTCAGAGCTGGCCCTGGGGCTGGATTTGGATGGGATGCCTGGCAAAGCATTGTTCAGTTACGATCCCGATAACCCGGCAGCCAGCCTGACCATGACGGATATTACCGCCACTGAGCTGGCACTGTCCGGTGACGGAAACCCCGGCAACAGTGACAATCTTCAGGCCTTGATTGCGATAGGTAATCAACCCTTTTCCATTGCCGGTTTTGGCACTCAGTCACTCAATGATGCGTTTACCAGTATGGTAGGAGAAGTCGCCATTAAAGCGCGTCAGGCCGAGTCGGATTCTCAGGCGAAAACCACCATGAATGAACAGGCTATCGCCAAACGGGACAACGTCAGTGCCGTCAACAGCGATGAAGAAGCGGCCAATCTGATGACCTTTGCTAATGCGCACAATGCCAATATGAAAGTGATCAGTACCGCCAATCAGCTATTCGATACCGTATTACAGTTATTTTAAGGAGTCAGGATGAGAATCAGTGACACTCAATTCAGTCAGATGATGTTGCAGAGCCTGCAGACTAATAATGCCGGTCTGGGCACTGTCATGCAGCAGATGGCGACCGGTGACCGCCTGACTAAACTGTCGGATGATCCGATGGCCTCGATTAAGTTGCTCAACCTGGATCGTGAAGACAGCGCCATCAGCCAGTATCAGAGCAATATCGCCAATGTGAAAACTACCTTGTCGAGTCAGGAAGTGTATCTGGATGCGGCGAACAGCAGCCTGATGAACATTCGTGACCGCATTTTGTGGGGGGCGAATGATACCCTGACTGATGCGGACCGCACCGCGATTGTGACTGAACTGCATAGCCTGCGCGACTCGGTCGCCTCTTCTTTTAATGCTCAGGATGAAGAGGGCGCTTATCTGTTTTCCGGTACCGCCAGTAATACGGCTGCGCTGGACGACAGTACAGGGTCTTATGTGATTCAGGGTAATACGGATAAACGCGTGGTTACGGTGGCCAAAGGGGTGAGCATGGAGTCCAATATGACGGCTCGCGATCTGCTCGATTTAGGCGCTGGCAGTAATGTACTCAACTCGATCGATGATCTGATTGCCGAATTTGAGGCACCGACGGCCAATTTTCAGAACCAGGTCGCGACGACACTCAACGCTGTGGATGGCACGATGGATAATGTGCTGGCGGCCATCACCGAACTGGGTGGACGGCAAAATAACCTGGATCTGCTCGACAGTGCCCATGGTGAGAACAAGTTGTTCGTGGATAAGGTTACCAGCGATCTGTCGGCATTAGATTATGGTGAAGCGTCAGTGCGTCTGAGTAACTTCATGGCCGCACTGCAGGCGACTCAGGCCAGCTACGTCAAAATTGACGGTCTGTCGCTGTTTGACCGGATTTAGAGGTTAACACTATGGTGATGAGTACAGTGGAAGTGCGCGGTCAGGGAATACGTCTGACCGGGCAGGATCAGACGAGTATTACTCCTTCCCGCACGACACAAAGTCCGCGCTTTAATCCACCGCGTAACCGTACTTTCCAGGCTGACCCACCGTCAGCCTATTCCATTTCTGCATTACGGCTGACGGCCGGGCAGCAGCAAGCGACATCGGTGCAGATCGCCACGAAAACCCTGCAGGTTGCCGGTAAAGAACTCACCCATATTAAGCGCAGTCTCACTCAGGCAGTGACACAGGGCGTTGAGCGGGTCCCCAATCTGAAAGAGACGCTGACCCGTTCTAAAATGCAGCTCGACAGCACGCTGGAACACGCCCGCTTTGATGGTCAGCGCGTGGTGAGTAACGAGCTGAAACTGCAACTGAATCAGGGCGATCTGCGCCGCTTTTCCGTGCCGGGGCTCAATGTACAGCGTTTGCAGGATAAGGCTGAGCAGATTCGTCTGGATTTTCCGCAGGGTCAGTCGGTGCTGATGCAGTTTGATGGTCGTAGCGATGGCAGTAAAACGGTAAAAATGCTGGATCGCAGCCTGATCCCGCTCGGGATGCGAGCTTCTCTGGGCAGTGATGGCAATATCGTGTTTGAGGCCACAGATACGGCCTATAAGCAGATGAAGCAAAAGGTGATGGTCACCGGACAGGGCCACCGTTTCCCGGCCGGGCAGGCCAATACCCTGACGCTCAAATCTGAGCCGGATGGTATTGCTGAATTGCGCTTTGATCTGGGTTCACGTGACGGCATCAAAAAAACCATTGCTAAGGTCAATCAGCACTTACAGCAGGTGCAGGTCAGTCTGGATCAGGCACGCAGTTATCACAGCGAACTGAATAGTCAGATGCAGACGCTGCGTGAGCAGAACCAGGTGTTGGCGGTGGATGGCGTGGCAGATAAGCTGGAAAGCTTTTATGCCGCGGGTGATACGTTTACCTCTACTTATCAGGCGCTTAATGCGCAGGCTAATGTACGTCGTCACACGGTTGTGGCACTGCTGCGCTGAAGATTCGACTCATTGCAGAATAATCCGTTTCATTACAGAATAAACAATAACGCCGGCCTCTGGGCCGGCGTTATTGTTACATCCGCATACAGCACGAATAACTGTTTTTACCGATTGATTACTGTAGTTGTCCGATGATTACTGCTTTTGCAGATTGTACAGTGCCGCCATATCGCCGGTCACTTTCTCACCATTGATGTCCAGTTTCATCAGCATATCATCACCAACAAAGTACTGGTTTGGTGTCTCGGAACCATCTTCCAGAGTAATTACGCTGCCGGTGTCGTTCCAGTGGAACTTACCTTCAGAAGTGGTTGGCTCTGCACCTTCTTTACCCTGATAAGCCTGCACCAGGCTGTAGCTCTGATCTTCGTTCAGAGTCAGGGTGTAGTCGATACCTGCGCAGTCAGCACAAGGAAGAGTGCCTTGATAGGTGCCTTGCCAGTTGGCTGCGTCGCCATCTTCAATCGATTCAGTCACTGCATTAGCCGCTGAAGAAACACTGTCGGTTACGGTTGCAACTGAATCGCTGACTTTACTTGGCAGGGTATCGGCAACCGGTTCTGCTTGTTGCGTTGCCGCGTTTTCCGCAGTGTCACAGCCAGCCAAAATAAACGTCAGTGCACTCAGGGCGAACATCGCTTTTTTCATCTTTTATCCTTATCTATTTGTTGTGTGGACAGGGTTGAAAAGATTAT from Vibrio ostreae encodes the following:
- the flgC gene encoding flagellar basal body rod protein FlgC, which encodes MAFTDIYSIAGSAMNAQTVRLNTVASNLANADAVSANPDDAYRALKPVFATVYNKSQLTAGEDYPSAEVRIVDVVKAQGEAEKRFEPSNPLADGEGYVYYPDVDVVAEMADMMSATRSFETNVEVLSNVKSMQQGLLRLGQGS
- the flgD gene encoding flagellar hook assembly protein FlgD, with translation MTIAQFNALSADTSGAATTTGGAIAANGVDANSASSLQNEFISLMVAQIQNQDPLNPLDGTEYVSQLAQFSQVQSTENMTSLMQNSMVLLDNMQVLSTAGLVGQTVLVSANQFELGAEAPQSGKVELEYASSQVNLLITDEFGQSTKLPLGAHPAGDVDFTIDPQELGLKPGSYQVTVEVQDGQASPNVLLAGAVEQVRIPSNGGSPLVNIAGLGSIPFYQITQFGA
- the flgE gene encoding flagellar hook protein FlgE, which encodes MSLNIALSGLDASNSELNTISHNIANASTYGFKGSRTEFSAVYNGMQPGGVEVASISQNFDENGSISGTGRAMDLAINGSGFFVTKDSMGQTLYTRAGVFGTDSNNYVVGNTGAKLQGYSVDANNNLMTGTVGDVQIATSSLAARATDSLQFVANFDASASAINLVAAGDPALDPANPAYDSTAVAFDPNDPTSFNSSYTSQVFDSLGNSHTVTQYFTKTDANSWEVNVQVDGGAVVDTVPVTFNTDGTLNSPVSAFNVTFPAAGAEAMSIDVSLTGSTQFGADFGVSTNNPNGYTSGELAGVRVENNGMVYATYTNGESQLQGQVVLANFANPQGLTKVSGTSWTQSFGSGNPTVGVPGTGTLGDLTPGALEGSNVDLTGELVGLMTAQRNYQANAKTISTEDELMQVLFNSI
- the flgG gene encoding flagellar basal-body rod protein FlgG is translated as MHSALWVSKTGMAAQDTKMTAISNNLANVNTVGFKRDRVVFEDLFYSIQRQPGAQVDQVNELPTGVQLGSGVRVVGTQKVFTQGNTQNTGQDMDLAVMGQGFFQIENSDGEIMYSRNGQFHVNSEGLMVNSQGLPLQPQIQIPDNATSLSVGVDGTVSVTSAGDPAPQQIGQITLARFINPAGLEAVGGNLFRETEASGVADEVVAGEDGVGSIKQGVLEGSNVEVVEEMVDMITTQRAYEMNAKVVSAADDMLQFVAQSM
- the flgH gene encoding flagellar basal body L-ring protein FlgH, translating into MTTLSKVGLLSVLVLAGCAGREEFGLPSPDEEKYGPPELDYSLPEAQSGSLYRHHYAMTLFQDRRAYRVGDVLTVQLSESTQSSKSADTQYGKSSSVGLAAPIIGAKTFDDVSASIDGNRAFDGSASSSQGNRLQGAITVTVSEVLPNGVIRIRGEKWIRLNQGDEFIRLTGIVRVDDISRSNQISSQRIGDARITYSGRGALADSNASGWLTQFFNSPWMPF
- a CDS encoding flagellar basal body P-ring protein FlgI, with translation MDAILMIKHNAFLTTLLLVLSLGLTPGVKAEAAIPLMDLVDIQGIRQNQLVGYGLVVGLDGQGDRNQVEFTSQSITNMLRQFGVQIDESSDPKLRNVASVSVTASVDPMAGPGQTLDIVVSSIGDAKSLRGGTLLMTPLRGVDGEVYAVAQGNVVVGGVSAQGRSGSSIAINTPTTGRVPNGATLEREIPTDFNQRDTVTLNLREASFTTAKNIAREINDTFGPKVAVAINKGRVEMRAPQDTQQRVIMMSMLEEMSVVQGRKPARIVFNSRTGTVVIGKNVKVGEAAVSHGNLTVSISESQQVSQPNALSGGQTQTVDQSNVDINEEQAQMMIWPAGTELNTIVNAVNSLGATPTDLMSILQALHEAGALNAELVVI
- a CDS encoding rod-binding protein; this encodes MKIDHSNQSVAGDAVLYHDNSALANIKHAADKGEALQKVAGQFEAMFLQLVLRQMRSSSDALADQDSPFSSQQQGVFRDMYDGQLAIELAKKNNAGIADMLVRQLGPAAGLSAAQANSVNDSSFAAIGADIVPVESVMFSIPEAESQNAAGLQAELNPAPLHAALDPEQNSKVMVNTAFAQPLIRPWSEIGHELD
- the flgK gene encoding flagellar hook-associated protein FlgK; amino-acid sequence: MNLTNIALTGLNANRVALDVTAQNVANVNTPGYSRQQALMASVGGGKYDSLSAGMGVQVTSIRRVTDQFLVKQTWSTGSESAYASRYTTNMSQIENTLGADGFSLSAGLDSLFAALHDASTKPESTPLRQQIINEAEALSRRFNTLTESLYNQHQDMSEQRSAAVSQANSLLSNIAEINQQIVELQGTGGNPAQLMDTRDALVGDLSQMVEVKTTNQANGSMQISLSNGQPLVMGSEFGTLQAVPDSSDAYMANMQVVFGNQSFAIPGQMGGEIGALNDYQAEVLKPYMTAVDDMAQSMADAFNSELALGLDLDGMPGKALFSYDPDNPAASLTMTDITATELALSGDGNPGNSDNLQALIAIGNQPFSIAGFGTQSLNDAFTSMVGEVAIKARQAESDSQAKTTMNEQAIAKRDNVSAVNSDEEAANLMTFANAHNANMKVISTANQLFDTVLQLF
- the flgL gene encoding flagellar hook-associated protein FlgL, which gives rise to MRISDTQFSQMMLQSLQTNNAGLGTVMQQMATGDRLTKLSDDPMASIKLLNLDREDSAISQYQSNIANVKTTLSSQEVYLDAANSSLMNIRDRILWGANDTLTDADRTAIVTELHSLRDSVASSFNAQDEEGAYLFSGTASNTAALDDSTGSYVIQGNTDKRVVTVAKGVSMESNMTARDLLDLGAGSNVLNSIDDLIAEFEAPTANFQNQVATTLNAVDGTMDNVLAAITELGGRQNNLDLLDSAHGENKLFVDKVTSDLSALDYGEASVRLSNFMAALQATQASYVKIDGLSLFDRI
- a CDS encoding flagellin, whose protein sequence is MVMSTVEVRGQGIRLTGQDQTSITPSRTTQSPRFNPPRNRTFQADPPSAYSISALRLTAGQQQATSVQIATKTLQVAGKELTHIKRSLTQAVTQGVERVPNLKETLTRSKMQLDSTLEHARFDGQRVVSNELKLQLNQGDLRRFSVPGLNVQRLQDKAEQIRLDFPQGQSVLMQFDGRSDGSKTVKMLDRSLIPLGMRASLGSDGNIVFEATDTAYKQMKQKVMVTGQGHRFPAGQANTLTLKSEPDGIAELRFDLGSRDGIKKTIAKVNQHLQQVQVSLDQARSYHSELNSQMQTLREQNQVLAVDGVADKLESFYAAGDTFTSTYQALNAQANVRRHTVVALLR
- a CDS encoding copper resistance protein NlpE → MKKAMFALSALTFILAGCDTAENAATQQAEPVADTLPSKVSDSVATVTDSVSSAANAVTESIEDGDAANWQGTYQGTLPCADCAGIDYTLTLNEDQSYSLVQAYQGKEGAEPTTSEGKFHWNDTGSVITLEDGSETPNQYFVGDDMLMKLDINGEKVTGDMAALYNLQKQ